In Clupea harengus chromosome 23, Ch_v2.0.2, whole genome shotgun sequence, the sequence TTGAAAGGGCTGTTAGggtcaaaaaagaaaacagtatgTGGATGAAAAGTGCTGTCAAGACAGAGCCGCAGTGCTCATATCCCTCCTCACCAGCCACACCCCAGCCCAAACCACCAGAGACGGATTCTAGTCCTGGCTCGGGTCTTCTCAATCCCAACAATAGCAATGGATTAACTGTTCTCATGGTCAAGAATAAAATCTCTATCCCCCCGAATTGTACCACAAAAGTCATGGGTTTCAAAATGGTTGATGGTAAAAAACATTTGGTTCTCAAAGTCATACCAACAAAGCAAGAACCATCTTCTCATTGTGAGGGGTCAACAGCAGAAAAGGAATTGGACTCTCAGTCTACTGATGACACAGCTAATGAACCTAAATATCCAGATTCTTCCGATGATGGAGAAAAATCATATAATTCCCCCTGTTCTGTCGTCTCTTCACCACTTGGTTCTCTTCATAGGCCAGATTCTTTGGAATCCAGCACAGCAGGGACAACAAATGACCTTGCAAAGACAATGAAGGGTGTTGATCTGGATAATGACATTGATGAGGAGTTGCCTATGGAAGTAGAGTGTATTGGAGGTGCAGAGCAATCTAGGAAATGTATCAAAGAGAATTATACCGCGCAACATGAAAACTGTTTGGAAGACATTCCTTTTTTGCCTTTATCTCAGTACGAAAGCACTATTTCTTCCCCGACCAAAGAGTCAAAAACTACTGTGCATCAATCAAATGGAGGGATTCACTCTGAGAACAGTTCATCTGATTCCGACCCCTCAAAGTCAACTATAGAGTCCTCACACTTGGACAGACCTCCAGATTCCAATGAGAACAAACCCCCAATTGCACATTCCACTTTGAGCAAAGCTACAGTTTTAGGTTCACTGACAGGAAGCAACGCGCCTTCAGAATCACTGGGGAACACTGTTGCAACCTCACATTCCTTTTCAAACACGACCACATTGTCAGAATCAGTAATGGACACACTTTTGGATGCAGCCGAGGATATGACTATGCCTTCACATTCAGCAGAAAATGACATCTCACCTTCAGATTCACCCAAAGCTTCAAAGATGGACTCGGAGTCAACTCAGTCAGATTCTGTTTATAGTAAGGACACATCTGTTGATGCAACTGTGGACAGTATCGCATATTCAGGTTCTACTGATAATGAGCCCACACCTCCTAATAGTGAGATTATACCTTCAGATTTAACTGAGCATGAGGAAAGACCTTCAGATTCAGCTGAAGGTAAGGCCACACTCTCAGATTCAGCTGAGGTCAAGGACAAAATAGCAGATTCCATTGAGGATGTGGTCACTCCACCAGATTCAGTAGAGGGTTGGGTAACACCCCCATATTCATTTGAGGTTAAGGCTACACTTTCAGATTCAGTTCATAAGGCCACATTTTCAGATTCAATTGATAGGTCCATACTATCGGAGTCCactgaagagacagacagacttgaTTCAATTGAGCGCAAGTCCAGACCTTCAGAAACAATTGACGATGATAGCATACCTTCACATTTAATTGAGGATAATGCCCCACCTTCAGATTCAGCCGAGGATAGGGGTGCCCCTTCAAATTCAGTTGAAAGCCCAAGTTTAGATTCAGTTGAGGACAAGGTCATGCCTTCAGAATCAGGTGAGGACAAGGATGCAACTGAGGATTCCATTGAGAATATGGAAATACTTTTGAATTCAGATGAGAATAAAGGCAGAACCTCTGATTCAATTGATGATAAAGACACACCCTTCAGTTCAGATGAGGATATAAGGATACTTTTAGTTTCAACTGAGGGAAAAGACATAAATTCAAATTCAGTTTGTAAGATCCATTCCCCTGAGTCCTATGAGAAAGCTATGTCATCAGAATCTAGTGAAGATAATATCAAGCATTCTGATATCACTGATGTGGCCTCGCCTACTGATTTATCTGAGAAAGCCAGAACTTCACATTCAGCTACAACCACAGGTTCAGCTATGTCTGAGACTGTCcctgtggtggtggaggagaccATACATGCAAATTCCAATGTAAATGAGACCAGAATAGCAGAGCCCTCTGCTGAAAAGGCCATGACCTTGCAATCTACTTTGGACGGACTCGCACCCACAGATGTAAGTGCAGCTGAGATTAAGCCTTCAAGTGGAACAGAAGAGCCAGATGCTCCCTCCACTTCTGCAAAGGATGAAATTGTGCTCAATGAGGCAATTAATGCAAATCCTGTTCTTGATACTGTACCATTATCTGTAGTATCCACAGATAGCAAAACTATACCATCAAAACCACCCTCTGACACAATTCTGCCACCTGATGGCATAGTTGAAAAGGCTACTCCTCAACTACTGTCTACCACTAGCAACACCGACAGGAGTGATAGTGAAATATCCAACCCTTTGTCTGTCCACAAAGATTCCATTGATGCAGACACATCTCGGAATTCAAAGGAGAACAGTCCATCTGGTTCTGAAAAACCAACAGATACTGGAAACTCTGAGACCCCTTTATCTCATGTTACAGATAGCAAGGCCCAGTTCCCTGAAAACAACCATACAGCTTCTATTGAATGTTTCAGTGAGGTACAGAACTCAATTACTTCCCAAGAAAACCACTCTGGCATTACCAGAAATGACAGTAAACCCAATGCCTCTTTAAGGAATGAATCTGGTCTTCATGCAGTTTCAGAAACGGATCCAGTTGTGGCAGATGCTGACAGTGCGGTGTTAAATTCTACAATGAATTCCCCAAATCAGGAAGTCTTCAGTTTCCACAACTACTCCAAGGAAAAATCTGGTAGTTTGCCTGATTCGCTTCTGTCAGGTGATCAGGGTGGAGGGCAGACTCACGAAGTGGATGAAGAGGAATGCAGCGATCTCAGGATTTCTGCTGACTGGAGCTTGACATTAGatgcctctcctcctgctcaaaCAGGCCactgtggagaggaggaagctGATGGGAGTAAAACGCTGAGTTCAGATGAGGGCGACCTATGCAGTACAGCTCCGCTAGAGAGAGTGTCTGACAGTGACATAGAGGTGGATGAATGCATTGCTGCTGTTGATGACTTATCCCACTCTGTAGAAAAACAATCCAGTGTGCAAAGTACCCCATCTGTGTCAAGTAAAATGAAGGAGGATGCCACATCTCCTCATGTCGGTCAGAAGGGACCTGGTATCAAACATGATGTAGCAGTCTTTGGCAGAATACTTGAAAAGCACTCAGAGGCTATAATAAACCACCAgcttgaaaaagagagaatgggatCCTCGACTGGAACCTATGATTCTGTAAGGCCCACAAAAACCACGTTAAAAATCCTTCAGACGCCAGAGGGTAAGCAGCAAATGTTTCTTCAGACTCCAGACAACCAGTATGCGGTGCCAGTTCAGCTCAAAAGTGCCCCTGGTTTCAAACTCATCACTAAGTCATCTGCATCCAAAATCAATGTATCTTATATGCAGCCTGGAATTGAAAGACCAAGTAAAACTACCGGGCTTGCGTTAACTTTAAGTGGTGGCAGACTTGGCGTTGGGGGCAAGACTTCCAGTAGAGGGGACAAAGGAGCTACACATTTATCATCTGTTCAGCTGGGAACcaacagcagtggaggacaCTACCTTGTCAACTCTGCATCTTTAAAAAGTCCTATCCTCCTGTCTGGCACTGTTAAGTCTCCTACTGGAGATCAGACAACAAATAGGGCACCAACGTGCTATTTACTTCAGAGGCCACTCCCCGTTAGCCCAGTTTCTGGGAGTTCTAGTCTTGACCCATCAGGTTCAAGTTCTCAAGCCCAGCAATCTTCCCGCCCAGACCTGGCTATGCTTGTGAACGCATCAGATAAGACCAGTCCCCTTCAAGCAGGACGACAAGCTTACCTGGTCAGGTACATCTCTCCTGCCAAATCAGGAATACTGCTTAATAATGCAGAGGGGAAAACCGCAAGTTCCAACATGCAGTCTAATGAAAGCGGGAGGAGCAGGGTGTTCCTTAAGATTGTCAGAAGCCCCAATGGCACCAGGTTCCTCACCAATGTTCCTGGCTCTTTAGGCAAAAAGCCCATTTATCTGGCCACGGGAGCTCTTCAGTCCCCATGTTTTCTGATGTCTTCAAACAGGTCAATAGTTAATGTCTCTGGACTGAAAGCCTCAAACTTACAACATGGCTCTAGCCGCCAACCAGCCATGGCATCACAGTTGTCCGATACATTGCCACAAGTGAGACTTCGAGAGGACGGtatgatcacacacaaaaagtcaCACCACATTCTGAATCAGACCCGGATGAGCcaaaggaagaggcagaggaaggcCTTGTTTGATGACTTGTTAGAGACCCCATCCAAGGCAAGGAGGCTCTCCAGCAGACCAGAGCCGACCGAGTGGGCTCCGGTGCCTAAGGATGTTGAAAGGACTCTCAGACTCTCCCCCTTTAGTGCATTTCAGAAGATTAAGTGTCCCCGTCAGAACCAGCCCGTTGTGGTGCTTAACCACCCCGATGCTGACATCCCTGAAGTGGTGAACATCATGAAGTCTGTGAACAGGTTTAAAGGTGATGTCCTCAAGGTGGCGCTATCCCAAAGAACAGTCCAAGCCCTCTCTGAGCTTAGCCTCTCTGGCATCCAGAGGCCGAGGCCTAACATGTCAAAGTCCTCCATGCCTCATAGCAGTGCAAGGGCAAGGTTGTTTGGGAGcacagtgagggagaggttcATCCTGAAATTGAAGTTAAAAAAGATGAGCAGAAACCGATACGAGGTGGTGAAGTCCTCATCCTGTGGCTCTGCAGAGCAGCCGTCCACTTTTTCCTGTTGGTTCTGTGGTAGAATGTTCAACAACCAAGAGGACTGGATAGGCCATGGTCAACGTCATCTGATGGAGGCAACCAGAGATTGGAATAAGCTTTTCTAAAGCTGTTATAGAGCCTATTGATTGGGCCATATGccgtcctttaaaaaaaaaaaaaaaaaagagagagacaaagaagttactttatattatttcatttttgaaagacagatgacaTCTATATTATTTTTAATCTATAGTTCTCCATCCAGAAGCTTTTATTTGGTATATTGGTATAATAAAGAGTGTGGTACCTAAACTCATTTATTTGTATATAATCCCTTGTATATTTAAATTTTAAACCTTTGTGTTTGTACAAATGCGAACTGTGAAAACTGGACACACTGTATGTTAACAGTGCGCAAACTTAGAGATCACTGGTATAAAGAGAGGGTGCTGTCTGTCACTTTAATGCAGACGATTCACAAATTACTCAGGTGATTTCATAATCTCTGAATGATCCAGTTTGTGTATTttgtcctttaaaaaaaatgagtttGTAAAAAATGGTTTAAATTGATCTTTGCCCACACAATGTCAGGAGATTAACATTGATATTTTAAATTGTGGTATATAATTTGATGTATGTCCCATCTTTTTCCTTCTGTGTTTTAAACAAACCATGAGAGTATCATTTTATGGCTTATTTGTCCGGAATTGTTGGGAGGAAATGactaagaaaacaaaacactttcCTGTGGAAACGGCTAGTTGTCAACAGTTATACCCAGAAAATTGTTTCCCAATTTCACATTGTGTTTGGATGTATTTCCTGAGGGTCTTGTTAATATTTTTTGGTGCCATGCATCTACTCTGAGTGAACCTTCACGTGGGCCCAGTGTCATATGAAAGTAGCAATACACAATTCTAGCTTTTAAAttgtttttaaactttttttgtttgctgtAAGTCACATCAACTCTGTTTTACTTATTTTAAAAACGATAGAAAGGTATTGCTCTTTTCCCTGTTTTCTTGTTGTTGCAAGAGGAGCTAGCAGTGGTGAGTTCAAGAGAATCTTCTCAGATGTACATTGTCCAACAAACCTCAAGGGCCCACTCAAACACTAACTGTTAGATTTCTTTTTCATGTCACAGTGCCTGAGTGTACCTCAAAACCATTCAAGCTGGGCTGGATGTTAACGTGTGATGCTGTATGTTCAACATATGCCGGCAATGTTTTAACTAAAAGAAAACTTGACCTCCCTATAGGCATCCGTAACATGTTACTTATTTCCTTGTCATTTTAAATGCCGCAGTGGTCATATTTGtggtttttctttcatttctgtgaGAATTTCAGCTGTAAGCTTGTATGCGGAAGTGTGGGCTTTCTCAGGATATACCAGTTCTTTTATAATTATGTATGCCAACATTAAGGTGCTTTCTTTGTTGAAAAATTCccagtgtttgtttctttttttcttctaaaaacAAGCCTCCTCATGTTGACTTTCATGAAACACATCAAGAGCAGTTCAACTGGTCATAAACACAACAGAAGAGTTATACATGTTATTAAACAACACTTCTGACTTATTGCTACTGTGGATTATAACAGTTAGAAATAGTAGATCAAAAATGCTAAATTGTAAGATCCTTTGGCTTTATTTGAATTGTTTGGTGTCAGAAATATTGAAActagctttttctttttttttaacatactCAGTGAAATTTTGAAAAATTCTTACATAATTTTCCAGTTCCACTTGCTATTACTAAGCAAACTGATATCAGTCACTCCATACTTCAGTACATCTAGCTTGCCTTTGTTCGCTCAGAAAATAGTATGGATGTATGTTGGAATGGAAGCTTTTGTGCTGTAACATTTATGTGAAATTCTAGAACAGCCACCACAGTTTGGTTCTGCAGAATACACAAGCAGAGATTTGTATGTTTTTACATGACAACGGTCGCAAATTATTACAATGGTCAAACAGTGAAATTGTGTGGGCTGAGAAAAGGATAACCACCATGCACCATTTAACGTTCCCATGAGTCATTGTCAATataagtgtgttttttatttataccGTATGCTTAATATAAATCCTAGGACATGATAAGGTTGACGTCATTCACAATGCATTTTTacttctttttcactctttctgttATCATGTGTGCATACCACCCTTCCCTAAGTTTCTGACAATCACTGTAACTGACCGttaatgtactgtactgttgGCTTGCATACCTAGCAGATATTATCAGAAGTCCCAGGTTAACCCATTCACTTTCTTCTGATACCATTGGATTCAGATCTGCACCCAGATAAACCAAATTGACAAAAACTGTAATATTTCATGTAAGGTTGTTGAGACTCATTTTGGTCTGAGAAACACGTTTATTTTTGTAAACAAAGTGCCTAAAATGTGATGCACCAGGTTGACACTATTGTACTGTAGTACCTCCTCTTGCAGTTCTCTCctgattaaatgtaaatactttGAAGTGACGTGTCTTAAaacatcgttttttttttttggtgtacCAGTGTTATGCTTTCTTCAGACGGCAGTATGGATTAATCCGTATTCTGAAAAGATATAAATGTATAGATGTTAATGGTTCTCAGATGGAAAATTGACACAACGTAATCATGAGGATGGCAGGGTTGCCAACCCATACCCATTTGACGTGAGACATGCATTCATGTCCCGTCTCATGCTAGCATGAACAAGAAATTGAATTGACTACAATGCATCTCACACCAAAATATACCCTGCTTTGATCAATCTTTGTCGATCCACCGATTCTCATGCCAAGTCAGCCATGAAAGTTGGCAACTCGGGGATGGTATTCTAAGCAACGGTGAAGTGCAGAATGTATTTCCTCACTTTTCCTTTAGGTGGCAGCACAGAATTGGTATCAGGCAGGCTTTCTCAGTGGATTCATGGCAATAGCTGTAACTCATCATTGTGATGGCTCTCATTGCCCTACACAAAAGGTGAGACAAGAAAGGCTGTCTGCACTATATATGTAAAAATGATTAATATGTTCATACCCACACACTGGTCATTATGAATACCACACACTGTGAAATATACCTCTGCTTTTTTTAGGTGGAtgaacaggcacacaggcacagtttAATAGTCCACTATTAAGTTAGTCCGTAACTCTAACTTCTACGTAGTTCTGACACTATTTAATCAGTGAAAGGCTGTGCGATGTGCTTTTTGtccgtttttatttatttgtatatttaacCATGATGGCTGACAACTCTGACTTATCGAATCACAACCTAATTAAATGCCTGTCAATGGATTCTGTTCACCGTTTATCTTTGTCCACTGAGTTTAAATTCATGACATGCTGTTTAGTGCTTcaagacaaagaaaaacaaatgaataattaAACCCTGAGATTTAAATCACTGTAGCAAGACGTAAAGCTGTGAGTTAGAAAGTTAGCAGGATTGTTTAATCAATTCATATGATTAATATATCTGGTTCAGTCAGGTGACTGCATGGCTTGGGTCGGGCACTGTGGTATGGGCTGGCGAGCAGGTCTGAGACGGACATCGAGTGAGAAGACAGTTCTGCAGGAATGTGCTTCATTTAAATAGGTCAGACTTGTACAAGAGCTGTCTTTGGACTGCTTATGACTTCCTGCCACAGAAGTGGTTGAGGCCGTTGAGTGGCctaggggaggagaggaaagtgggGTGGGAGTGCtttgtctctggtgtgtgtgtgtgtgtgtgtttgggggggggggggggggttgcttttTCAATGAGAATCGAAGCGTTAACATGcagagattgggggggggggtgtagcaggactgggagacagagagagggagagaaatctGGTGATGGTGGATGCATGGAGAGCCATGCTGTTGCATAGTAAATGGAAACTGCAAACAGGCGGAGTCACAACAATTATTCAAACCTGAAATGGCTGCAGCCAGACTAAATAATGCATTATATGGCATGAGTCACACAAAGAAATCATGACGTGACCCTgggttattttatttaatttctctctctttctctttctctctctctagacctCCTTCCTCTACGCATTACTTCCATTATTATCTGAAGTATCCCTCAAAGTCGTGTAACTATTTTATTTCAAGAGAATGTAAGCCCCACCATTAATCGTTCAATCGGTGTTGCTCAACACGAACATCACATTATTCTATTTACATGGTATAGCCACATTAATCATAAAAAGTTGCATGGTATTCACGGTTAATgctaagttgtgtgtgtgtgtctctgttagtTTCAGTGATTAATTAAAGCGATCCACATGGAGGCTTCACTTGACAAAAGTCACAAAGGGCCGTGATGTAGGGTGACTAATGACTGTGACATTTCGAACACGGGGGGGGTGGTTGCAAcaactcagttttttttttttttataaaaacgaTGACTTGCATTCTGAATGGAATCAAGCCTGTTTCACACGTCAACCCCCACCACGATTCTCACTCCGCTTGAGTTCctcgcatctctctctctctctctttctctctctttatgtcgctgtcctttcctccctctcttttcttccctccttAATAGCCTCTGCCAACTGACACTTGATGTTGTGTTGTCTGTCCATAACCATTCTGCATACACTGCAAAGACTACTCTAGGTGGAATAAACAATGCCATCAAatctgcacacactctcacgcgaAGACCCAAAATAAATAGGCCATAGCATCTAAATAAGTCCAAAGGTGAGGAACTATGTTTCTATTATATTTCTATGCATTCGTCATCTTGCCTGAGCCCTAGTTGATCTATATTTCAAaagcagaaagacacacagaggggagacCATCTGACAGCATGCTGAGTGAGATGGAAGGATCTAGAAATGGATTCTGAAGGTTATCCCCACAATTTGgaattgtctgtgtgtctgagagagacagagcacaaGAGACAGGAGGGGTCCGGTTGTTTGGTGAAGATGAAGGCCATTGCATTAGGACTGCATGGAACACACTGTTCCAGCCTGCGCTGCATTGAGTGACAACCCTCAAACTTCGGTGCAGACATGAACTGCATTCAGACACTGTGGGTTTTGTCCGTGGAGGCAGGGCTCTGTACGAACTGTACAAAAAACAGATTCTGAGTAAGCAAACCTTCATATAGACATTTCCCACCAAACAGAGACAAGTTTGCTTTtttgttgttaaaaaaaaaaaaaaaaaacttttcaagCAAAGTGTTTCTGAGCAACATagtaatgaaaaatatttgaatatacaCTACTAAATGGTATTACGTGCCATATCCTAATGTTATGTAGTGTATTTTATAAACCCATAGTTTTAGTCTTATTGTGTGATTGAATGCAGTATAAAGAAACATTAAATACTCTACTTCAGGATTTGATTTTCCATTTGCAGACATGCTCCATTGAAAGGAAGTGTGCGTAGAATATTGTTTGTATCACACAATCCGTGGACTGGCACAAATGGCTCAAACAGACTGCTGAGGCAGAGTGTGAAGGTCACAGTGTAATAACATTTGGACGGAGCCAGGCAGAGGCGTTCCAGCAAATCTCATGTCTGCACGTCTAAATACTGTTCTATTTCCAAGATTCCCCCCTCTCCCAACGTCAGGGGAGCCATCTTATCAGGATTCAGCCTCAGCCAGCCCAAGCCAATGCAAATCCCTTGCAGACATCACTAGAGCAACACAATACccagaaacaaacagaacacGAGAATGCGTTAGAGCCGGTGAGCTCAACCTTGACATTGAACAGAGTGGCAATCATGCGAGGCGGTTATCACAGTGTTGGTGTGATGTTAAGTCTTTCTAATAATGTACGTCCGACTTGGTTGTAGTATTCAACAAATGTCCATTCGTGTGCTTTTTCCTCTTATTTCCTcgtcatttcattttttcactgcattttaatgaTATGGGTCTGGAGACTTACTGACCTGAAAATGTTTGCTACACGTGAACTCATCAAATGTGAGTTTATATTACACTGGCACTGCGCTGCCATTATTGAAGAGACCAAAGTAAATGCCTGTGTTGCTGCCAGCCTCCTCTGGGCTTCATGGATGAGAGCTGTTTCCAGCAGAGGGCAAGGGCAAGGGAATGCGATGGGGTGAGCTGACGCGATGAGATCTGAAGGCACTCATCT encodes:
- the si:ch211-214e3.5 gene encoding zinc finger protein 518A encodes the protein METDVAMPDDPLEKDEGSKDAEKDAEPMKDHKELPEQLPDRQYINQGGQDEASVEEAGTDTSQTARKASKKSPCKMQQGAVFSGNILSFGCSECKGDTTYSPNDLLKHFQGSHKGTLPTYPCDLCSFVTNEFSSLQRHRIGHRNPQVTCEICNDGVQYSLLLLTRHYIMCHSQNGQFHCEKCEFSTRDAGTFVQHIHSHNEGRHKCVKCQYDSPSRRELQRHVLVHSATFPFTCHFCGYGAARKDYLTKHMATAHCEENDRKRWRMIEEKPCVTSPPGLKLLLKKGPVAGGSREPQWMSKLHTLPGVGLLDQNGRLYNPEKTLEETQQFLERAVRVKKENSMWMKSAVKTEPQCSYPSSPATPQPKPPETDSSPGSGLLNPNNSNGLTVLMVKNKISIPPNCTTKVMGFKMVDGKKHLVLKVIPTKQEPSSHCEGSTAEKELDSQSTDDTANEPKYPDSSDDGEKSYNSPCSVVSSPLGSLHRPDSLESSTAGTTNDLAKTMKGVDLDNDIDEELPMEVECIGGAEQSRKCIKENYTAQHENCLEDIPFLPLSQYESTISSPTKESKTTVHQSNGGIHSENSSSDSDPSKSTIESSHLDRPPDSNENKPPIAHSTLSKATVLGSLTGSNAPSESLGNTVATSHSFSNTTTLSESVMDTLLDAAEDMTMPSHSAENDISPSDSPKASKMDSESTQSDSVYSKDTSVDATVDSIAYSGSTDNEPTPPNSEIIPSDLTEHEERPSDSAEGKATLSDSAEVKDKIADSIEDVVTPPDSVEGWVTPPYSFEVKATLSDSVHKATFSDSIDRSILSESTEETDRLDSIERKSRPSETIDDDSIPSHLIEDNAPPSDSAEDRGAPSNSVESPSLDSVEDKVMPSESGEDKDATEDSIENMEILLNSDENKGRTSDSIDDKDTPFSSDEDIRILLVSTEGKDINSNSVCKIHSPESYEKAMSSESSEDNIKHSDITDVASPTDLSEKARTSHSATTTGSAMSETVPVVVEETIHANSNVNETRIAEPSAEKAMTLQSTLDGLAPTDVSAAEIKPSSGTEEPDAPSTSAKDEIVLNEAINANPVLDTVPLSVVSTDSKTIPSKPPSDTILPPDGIVEKATPQLLSTTSNTDRSDSEISNPLSVHKDSIDADTSRNSKENSPSGSEKPTDTGNSETPLSHVTDSKAQFPENNHTASIECFSEVQNSITSQENHSGITRNDSKPNASLRNESGLHAVSETDPVVADADSAVLNSTMNSPNQEVFSFHNYSKEKSGSLPDSLLSGDQGGGQTHEVDEEECSDLRISADWSLTLDASPPAQTGHCGEEEADGSKTLSSDEGDLCSTAPLERVSDSDIEVDECIAAVDDLSHSVEKQSSVQSTPSVSSKMKEDATSPHVGQKGPGIKHDVAVFGRILEKHSEAIINHQLEKERMGSSTGTYDSVRPTKTTLKILQTPEGKQQMFLQTPDNQYAVPVQLKSAPGFKLITKSSASKINVSYMQPGIERPSKTTGLALTLSGGRLGVGGKTSSRGDKGATHLSSVQLGTNSSGGHYLVNSASLKSPILLSGTVKSPTGDQTTNRAPTCYLLQRPLPVSPVSGSSSLDPSGSSSQAQQSSRPDLAMLVNASDKTSPLQAGRQAYLVRYISPAKSGILLNNAEGKTASSNMQSNESGRSRVFLKIVRSPNGTRFLTNVPGSLGKKPIYLATGALQSPCFLMSSNRSIVNVSGLKASNLQHGSSRQPAMASQLSDTLPQVRLREDGMITHKKSHHILNQTRMSQRKRQRKALFDDLLETPSKARRLSSRPEPTEWAPVPKDVERTLRLSPFSAFQKIKCPRQNQPVVVLNHPDADIPEVVNIMKSVNRFKGDVLKVALSQRTVQALSELSLSGIQRPRPNMSKSSMPHSSARARLFGSTVRERFILKLKLKKMSRNRYEVVKSSSCGSAEQPSTFSCWFCGRMFNNQEDWIGHGQRHLMEATRDWNKLF